One segment of Erigeron canadensis isolate Cc75 chromosome 2, C_canadensis_v1, whole genome shotgun sequence DNA contains the following:
- the LOC122589443 gene encoding outer mitochondrial transmembrane helix translocase, translating into MKGGETKFLQELVLYAASAALSALVLFAGLKHLDPNRESSKKALEHKKEISKRLGRALINTNPYEDVIACSVINPDHIDVEFNSIGGLESIKQSLYELVILPLRRPDLFSYGKLLGPQKGVLLYGPPGTGKTMLAKAIAKESGAVFINVRISDLMSKWFGDAQKLVAAVFSLAHKLQPAIIFIDEVDSFLGQRRTTDHEALTNMKTEFMALWDGFTTDQNARVMVLAATNRPSELDEAILRRLPQAFEIGIPDRRERAAILKVILKGERVEDNIDLDPIAAMCEGYTGSDLLELCKQAAYFPIRDLLENEKKGISSDGPRPLSQADLEKVVVTSKKTRVAASEYSGLGSQSELWSVPRESDHVQAAISELSKIVVSQILNIKSDSQDREDN; encoded by the exons ATGAAGGGAGGAGAGACAAAGTTCTTACAAGAACTGGTTTTATACGCAGCAAGTGCGGCGCTGAGTGCGCTTGTTCTGTTTGCTGGTCTCAAACATCTGGATCCTAATCGAGAATCTTCTAAGAAAGCCCTGGAACATAAGAAAGAAATTTCTAAACGTCTAGGTCGTGCTCTTATTAACACCAATCCTTATGAG GATGTCATTGCATGCAGTGTGATAAATCCTGATCACATTGATGTGGAATTCAATTCTATTGGAGGGTTGGAATCCATCAAGCAATCGCTATATGAATTGGTCATATTACCTTTACGTAGGCCCGACCTCTTTTCTTACGGGAAGCTCCTTGGTCCTCAAAAAGGTGTTTTGCTATACGGTCCACCTGGTACAGGGAAGACAATGCTTGCAAAAGCTATTGCGAAAGAGTCAGGGGCGGTTTTCATCAATGTGAGAATATCTGATTTGATGAGCAAATGGTTTGGAGATGCACAAAAACTCG TGGCCGCTGTTTTTAGTTTGGCACACAAACTCCAGCCTGCCATCATATTCATTGATGAGGTCGATAGTTTTCTCGGTCAGCGCCGAACTACAGACCATGAAGCATTAACCAATATGAAGACTGAGTTTATGGCTCTATGGGATGGTTTTACCACAGACC AGAATGCTCGAGTGATGGTACTTGCTGCAACTAATCGTCCTTCAGAGCTCGATGAAGCAATTCTCCGACGTCTTCCACAGGCATTCGAGATCGGCATACCTGACCGTAGAGAAAGGGCTGCAATTTTGAAGGTAATTTTGAAGGGCGAGAGAGTAGAGGACAATATTGACCTTGACCCTATAGCTGCAATGTGTGAAGGCTATACTGGTTCAGATCTTCTAGAGCTTTGCAAGCAAGCAGCCTATTTTCCTATCAGGGATCTActggaaaatgaaaagaagggGATTTCATCAGAT GGGCCAAGACCATTATCACAAGCTGATCTGGAGAAAGTGGTTGTTACATCCAAAAAGACAAGGGTTGCTGCAAGTGAATACAGTGGGTTGGGCTCACAATCAGAGTTATGGTCAGTGCCAAGGGAAAGTGATCACGTGCAAGCTGCCATCAGCGAGCTTTCCAAGATTGTCGTCTCTCAGATTCTAAACATTAAATCAGATAGCCAAGATCGTGAAGATAATTGA
- the LOC122587348 gene encoding uncharacterized protein LOC122587348, translating to MASKSSTFRFLTLPEKPPLPNNHNNFEFHENDVVFPFDDVTYDFPSPSPANLSSSPPVHRQLTSGLYAALSNDQNPLVRKKPNMSPSQSAATAARTISPVTARRSSEHYHQSAPVNVPVWPKNRSSSKYLKEFDDVDDGVAEGEDDDDVAVEGMVPPHEIVARSYVTFSVFEGAGRTLKGRDLCRVRNAVFQQTGFLD from the coding sequence ATGGCCTCCAAATCATCAACTTTTCGGTTCCTCACACTCCCTGAAAAACCGCCACTTCCCAACAACCACAACAATTTTGAGTTTCACGAGAACGACGTCGTTTTTCCTTTCGATGACGTCACCTATGATTTTCCTTCACCGTCACCGGCGAACTTATCATCTTCGCCGCCGGTTCACCGTCAATTAACATCCGGACTCTACGCCGCCTTATCCAACGATCAAAATCCGCTAGTCCGAAAAAAACCTAACATGTCGCCGTCGCAATCCGCCGCCACTGCCGCGCGTACGATATCTCCGGTTACGGCGAGACGTTCGTCGGAGCATTATCACCAGTCTGCGCCGGTGAACGTGCCGGTTTGGCCGAAGAATAGGTCAAGTAGTAAGTACTTGAAAGAGTTTGATGACGTGGACGATGGCGTGGCAGAAGgtgaggatgatgatgacgtGGCGGTGGAAGGGATGGTGCCACCACATGAGATAGTGGCTAGATCGTATGTAACGTTTTCGGTGTTTGAAGGAGCTGGAAGGACACTTAAAGGCAGAGATTTGTGTAGGGTTAGGAATGCTGTGTTTCAGCAAACTGGTTTTCTGGACTAA
- the LOC122588061 gene encoding receptor-like protein kinase HERK 1 translates to MSSIKEFDHLRIQLKDIKWATNNFGIDNYIGGGGFGKVYKGELVISEKLIMVAVKRLDKALGQGPPEFWKEIMMLTRYKHENLVLLLGFCDENGEKILVYEYLPRKSLDFYLGDTNLSWNQRLQICIGAARGLQYLHDPEGTQQRVLHRDIKSANILLDEQWKAKVSDFGLSKFGPANQQFTFLVSNTVGTFGYCDPLYMETGYLTKESDVYSLGVVLFEVLCGRFCIENYDDFRRFLPTLAQKCYKEMKLDTIVSKSLRGQISPNCLYTFSTVAYRCLQRDHKERPSVSDIVKELEIALEYQVSSFIFLHMAKYLKISIRVPLRHSFC, encoded by the coding sequence ATGTCTTCCATAAAAGAGTTTGATCACCTGAGAATCCAACTTAAAGACATCAAATGGGCAACAAATAACTTCGGGATCGATAATTATATTGGTGGAGGGGGATTTGGGAAGGTCTACAAAGGAGAGTTAGTAATTTCCGAGAAGCTCATCATGGTTGCTGTAAAGCGCTTAGATAAAGcacttgggcaaggacctcccGAGTTTTGGAAGGAAATAATGATGCTTACCCgttataaacatgaaaatctTGTGTTACTATTGGGTTTTTGTGATGAGAATGGTGAAAAGATTCTTGTATATGAGTATCTACCTAGAAAAAGTCTTGATTTTTATCTAGGTGACACTAATCTTTCGTGGAACCAACGTCTTCAAATATGCATCGGGGCAGCACGTGGGCTACAATACCTTCATGATCCCGAGGGGACCCAACAAAGAGTGTTACACCGGGATATAAAGAGTGCCAACATTCTACTAGACGAACAATGGAAAGCCAAGGTTTCAGACTTTGGGCTTTCGAAATTTGGGCCGGCTAACCAACAATTTACATTTCTTGTTTCCAACACCGTTGGCACATTTGGATATTGTGATCCGTTATACATGGAGACCGGATACTTAACAAAAGAATCTGATGTATACTCCTTGGGTGTTGTCTTATTCGAAGTTTTATGTGGCAGGTTTTGCATAGAAAATTATGATGATTTCCGTCGATTTTTGCCAACATTGGCACAAAAGTGCTACAAAGAAATGAAACTAGATACAATTGTAAGCAAAAGTCTACGTGGGCAAATATCACCAAACTGTTTGTACACTTTCTCTACAGTTGCATACCGATGTTTGCAGAGAGATCACAAAGAAAGGCCATCCGTGTCTGATATCGTAAAAGAACTTGAAATTGCCCTTGAATATCAAGTaagttcttttattttcttacatATGGCCAAGTATCTGAAAATAAGCATTAGGGTCCCTCTAAGACACAGTTTTtgttaa
- the LOC122587346 gene encoding metal-nicotianamine transporter YSL3 encodes MIEELEEMNDGSRERDEDDNIIEESSGKRRGSWKQDITLRGLVASLLIGIMYSVIVMKLNLTTGLVPNLNVSAALLAFVFISTWTKLLHKAGFTTTPFTRQENTIIQTCAVACYSIAVGGGFGSYLLGLNKKTYEQAGIDTQGNSPGSYKEPGVGWMTGFLFVSSFVGLLALVPLRKIMIIDYKLTYPSGTATAVLINGFHTPKGDKMARKQVVGFAKFFTGSFLWACFQWFYSGSGKCGFTYFPTFGLKAYANSFYFDFSMTYIGAGMICSHLVNLSLLAGAVLSYGVMWPLIGDLKGNWFPSSLPESSMKSLNGYKVFISIALILGDGLYNFLKITFFTARNIYTTSRKSPKTNPDDNTQPQDSLQRNEVFLRESIPFWVAAVGYVIFSIVSIIIIPIMFPELKWYYVLVAYIIAPSLGFCNAYGAGLTDMNMAYNYGKVALFVLAAMSGKDNGVVAGLVGCGLIKSIVSISSDLMHDFKTGHLTLTSPRSMLVSQAIGTAIGCVVAPLTFFLFYKAFDVGNPDGEYKAPYAIIYRNMAILGVEGFSALPNHCLQLCYGFFAFAMLANLLRDTSPKKIGQWIPLPMAMAVPFLVGAYFAIDMCVGSLIVFVWHKINKQKANLMVPAVASGLICGDGLWILPSSILALAGVSPPICMSFLPTKN; translated from the exons ATGATCGAAGAATTAGAAGAAATGAATGATGGGTCAAGAGAGAGAGATGAAGATGATAATATAATTGAAGAAAGTAGTGGTAAAAGAAGGGGATCATGGAAACAAGATATAACATTAAGAGGATTAGTGGCAAGTTTATTGATAGGAATTATGTATAGTGTGATTGTTATGAAACTAAATTTAACAACTGGTCTTGTTCCAAATTTAAATGTTTCTGCTGCACTTTTGGCCTTTGTGTTTATTTCAACATGGACCAAATTGTTACATAAAGCTGGCTTCACTACTACACCTTTTACTAGACAGGAGAATACTATCATTCAGACATGTGCTGTTGCTTGCTACAGCATTGCTGTTGGAG GTGGATTTGGGTCATATTTATTGGGATTAAACAAGAAGACATATGAACAAGCAGGAATAGATACACAAGGGAATTCACCTGGGAGTTACAAAGAACCTGGGGTTGGTTGGATGACTGGTTTTCTGTTTGTTAGTAGTTTTGTTGGTCTTTTAGCTTTGGTTCCTCTTAGAAAG ATTATGATTATAGACTATAAATTAACATACCCAAGTGGAACAGCCACAGCTGTGCTGATAAATGGCTTCCACACTCCCAAAGGAGACAAAATGGCCAG GAAGCAAGTAGTGGGGTTCGCTAAATTCTTCACGGGGAGTTTCTTGTGGGCTTGTTTCCAGTGGTTTTATTCTGGTTCAGGCAAATGTGGATTCACATACTTCCCTACTTTCGGGTTAAAAGCTTATGCGAACTC gttttattttgattttagtaTGACATACATAGGAGCAGGAATGATATGTTCACATCTTGTGAACTTGTCGTTGCTTGCAGGAGCTGTGCTGTCATATGGAGTAATGTGGCCCCTGATAGGTGATCTGAAAGGCAATTGGTTTCCTTCAAGTTTACCTGAAAGTAGCATGAAGAGTCTAAATGGTTACAAG GTGTTCATTTCGATTGCTCTTATCCTAGGAGATGGTCTTTACAATTTTCTTAAGATCACTTTTTTCACTGCTAGAAACATATATACTACCTCAAGGAAGAGCCCTAAGACCA ATCCGGATGACAACACTCAACCTCAAGATAGCCTCCAAAGAAATGAAGTGTTCTTGAGAGAAAGCATTCCATTCTGGGTTGCAGCAGTTGGTTATGTCATATTCTCTATTGTTTCCATCATTATCATCCCGATCATGTTTCCAGAACTCAAATGGTACTACGTTCTGGTGGCCTATATCATTGCGCCATCTTTGGGCTTCTGTAATGCATATGGTGCGGGTTTAACTGACATGAACATGGCatataattatggaaaggtTGCACTTTTTGTTCTTGCTGCAATGTCAGGGAAAGATAACGGCGTGGTTGCTGGTTTAGTTGGGTGCGGTTTAATTAAATCAATCGTTTCAATTTCCTCTGATCTTATGCATGATTTCAAAACCGGTCATTTGACCTTGACTTCACCACGGTCAATGCTGGTTAGCCAAGCTATTGGGACGGCCATCGGGTGTGTGGTTGCTCCACTCACGTTTTTCCTTTTCTACAAAGCATTCGATGTCGGGAATCCAGATGGGGAATACAAAGCTCCTTATGCGATTATTTACCGAAATATGGCCATTTTAGGCGTGGAGGGATTCTCTGCATTGCCAAACCATTGTTTACAGTTGTGTTATGGATTTTTCGCTTTTGCCATGCTGGCAAATTTGTTACGCGACACGTCACCAAAAAAAATAGGGCAATGGATCCCGTTACCAATGGCTATGGCTGTACCGTTTCTTGTTGGAGCTTATTTCGCTATTGACATGTGTGTGGGAAGTTTAATTGTGTTTGTATGGCATAAGATCAACAAACAAAAGGCGAACCTGATGGTTCCTGCAGTTGCCTCGGGTTTGATATGTGGTGATGGATTATGGATTCTTCCTTCCTCAATTCTTGCATTGGCCGGGGTCAGTCCTCCAATTTGTATGAGCTTTCTGCCTACAAAAAACTAA
- the LOC122589579 gene encoding AAA-ATPase At2g46620-like yields the protein MFVMLVVSSVAVVACFWLISRVLSRTAIGHFLQNKLKDLEECFHAHQLYKIPKFNQNMQENQVYRKVLTYLNSLPSAENSDYVNLFSSNNKPHEINLMIDDAQQKTISDNYLGSQIYWKFETNSLVLKMRRKEKRRILSTYMQHIHNVTEEIEQKKKQIRLYINAENNPTNGRWISVPFSHPASIDTAMLDSDQKNKIKSDLDSFLKSEQYYHRLGRVWKRSYLLYGPSGTGKSSFIAAMAKFLRYDIYDVDLTKVVNDSDLKLLLLQTTSKSLIVVEDLDRYLADEKSSNVNLSGILNFMDGVISSCGEERVMVFTVSDKEKVDPSVLRPGRIDVHVKFPLCDFHSFKTLANSHLGLKEHKLFPQVEEIFQTGRASLSPAEVSEIMIFNRGSPTRAVKTVINALKSNTETKVTVTNSKKEEPLRLTHSISVGGALGVPSGLLGHGGSDGLPPRLMYSGSARTVDESHKSGLFRRESSVPSVKEFKRFYGLLKPKSNKKELVNFDGLEKENTRHEVSVF from the coding sequence ATGTTTGTAATGTTGGTTGTATCGTCGGTGGCCGTCGTCGCTTGTTTCTGGCTTATTTCTCGTGTCCTATCGCGAACAGCGATAGGacattttttacaaaataagtTGAAAGATTTAGAAGAATGTTTTCATGCACATCAACTATACAAAATCcctaaattcaaccaaaacatGCAAGAAAATCAAGTTTATCGCAAAGTTCTAACCTACCTTAACTCGTTACCTTCAGCTGAAAACTCGGATTATGTCAATCTTTTTTCATCCAACAACAAGCCTCACGAGATCAACCTCATGATTGACGACGCACAACAAAAGACGATTTCAGACAACTATCTTGGGTCACAAATATATTGGAAGTTCGAAACAAACTCTTTAGTGTTGAAAATGAGAAGAAAGGAAAAACGACGAATTCTTAGCACATATATGCAACATATTCATAATGTTACAGAGGAAATCGAGCAGAAGAAGAAACAAATACGTTTATATATCAATGCAGAAAATAATCCAACAAATGGACGCTGGATTTCAGTCCCATTTTCTCATCCAGCATCTATTGACACGGCAATGCTAGATTCGGATCAAAAAAACAAGATAAAATCTGATTTAGATTCGTTTTTGAAATCCGAACAGTATTATCATCGTTTGGGCCGTGTTTGGAAACGTAGTTATTTATTATATGGTCCTTCTGGCACTGGCAAATCAAGTTTCATTGCTGCAATGGCAAAGTTTCTAAGATATGATATCTATGATGTTGATTTAACAAAAGTTGTTAATGATTCGGATTTGAAGTTACTTTTGTTACAAACAACTAGTAAGTCTTTGATAGTTGTAGAAGATCTAGACCGATATTTGGCTGATGAGAAATCGTCAAATGTGAACTTATCGGGGATTTTAAACTTCATGGACGGGGTGATTTCGTCGTGTGGTGAAGAACGGGTTATGGTTTTTACGGTTAGCGATAAAGAAAAAGTCGATCCAAGTGTTTTAAGGCCGGGTAGAATCGATGTTCATGTGAAGTTTCCATTGTGTGACTTTCATTCTTTTAAAACACTTGCTAATAGTCATTTGGGCCTAAAAGAGCACAAGCTTTTTCCACAAGTTGAAGAGATTTTTCAAACGGGCCGGGCTAGTTTGAGCCCGGCTGAGGTTAGTGAGATTATGATTTTTAACCGTGGGTCACCCACCCGAGCGGTTAAAACTGTCATTAATGCGTTGAAGTCAAATACTGAAACAAAAGTGACGGTAACAAACAGTAAAAAGGAAGAGCCTTTGAGACTGACTCATAGTATTTCGGTTGGTGGTGCACTTGGAGTGCCATCGGGTTTGCTTGGTCATGGTGGCTCAGACGGGTTGCCACCACGTTTGATGTATAGTGGTTCGGCTAGGACCGTTGATGAGTCACATAAGTCGGGCTTGTTTCGTAGAGAGAGTAGTGTTCCTTCGGTAAAAGAATTTAAAAGGTTTTACGGGTTATTAAAACCGAAAAGTAATAAAAAGGAGCTAGTAAATTTCGATGGATTAGAGAAAGAAAACACTCGACATGAAGTGTCGGTATTTTAG
- the LOC122587349 gene encoding cytochrome b5-like → MGSEHKSLVFDDVSKHNKMDDCWIIISGKVYNVTPFMEDHPGGGEVMRKATGKDATIDYTDVGHSDKAGEMMKKYYVGDIDQSTIPVKRSFFQSATHKLYNSEKTRQYIVKMFQVLVSFMILGLAFTVKAYTKEKST, encoded by the exons ATGGGTTCGGAACATAAGTCACTCGTGTTTGATGATGTTTCTAAGCATAACAAAATGGACGACTGTTGGATTATCATCTCTGGAAAG GTCTACAATGTAACACCTTTTATGGAGGATCACCCTGGAGGCGGTGAAGTTATGCGCAAAGCAACAG GCAAAgatgcaacaattgattatacAGATGTTGGGCATAGTGATAAAGCCGGTGAAATGATGAAAAAATATTACGTTGGTGATATAGACCAATCTACAATCCCGGTGAAACGTTCATTCTTTCAATCTGCTACTCACAAACTCTACAATTCAGAAAAGACTCGACAATACATCGTGAAGATGTTCCAAGTTTTGGTGTCGTTCATGATATTGGGCTTGGCGTTCACAGTCAAGGCCTACACGAAAGAGAAATCCACTTGA